A DNA window from Centroberyx gerrardi isolate f3 chromosome 3, fCenGer3.hap1.cur.20231027, whole genome shotgun sequence contains the following coding sequences:
- the lyl1 gene encoding uncharacterized protein lyl1 isoform X2: MMEKLNPTGPPASPPDLPRPPSSSSSSSSSSSSPSSASMERRSPLQSQPSASPDAIISMSPRPANKTGHKGDTDVPTASSLQPPITTTTALTNRRAEAATAPEPVVMEMEEERRGGPTGVTATTTTTTTTTNGSPTLSSPPPLLPAPAVDSKISPLPPPTSTASFPSSSSSYSASAAPLPPHIPVISLGHSKPPLPLPNTPLTALHPIPNHLHGPHGDLRLTQLTCLSAAGGPGGPGGPGGHSAPSPGPLLPHQYLPPHPFFTSSYLGPSGSYGVFTNSRIKRRPSSHFEMELNDCPPQKLARRVFTNSRERWRQQNVNGAFSELRKLIPTHPPDKKLSKNEILRLAMKYINFLVTLLNDQAQDKTRTSADDEAEEESAGRGSDGNELNPLFQCDTPPPSHRAPPASARPASATALRDRDSTDSVIALANSPATSSCYGDTDSEESFGAKTSLVTRGILGKVKGQIRMVAATNDER, encoded by the exons ATGATGGAGAAGCTGAACCCCACCGGCCCGCCTGCCTCGCCCCCCGACCTAcctcgccccccctcctcctcctcttcctcttcctcttcttcttcctccccttcctctgcctccatGGAGCGACGCAGTCCCCTCCAGAGCCAGCCTTCAGCCTCTCCGGACGCCATCATCAGCATGAGCCCGCGTCCCGCTAACAAGACGGGGCACAAGGGAGACACGGACGTCCCTACTGCCAGCTCGCTTCAGCCCCCCATCACCACGACGACGGCACTGACCAATCGCCGCGCGGAGGCGGCCACTGCACCTGAGCCTGTCGtcatggagatggaggaggagaggcgaggagggcCAACCGGCGtcaccgccaccaccaccaccaccaccaccaccaccaatgGGTCCCCAACGctctcctctccgcctcctctcctcccggcACCGGCCGTGGACTCCAAgatctcccctctcccccctccaacATCCACTGCTTCTTTcccttcatcctcatcctcatacTCTGCTTCcgccgctcctcttcctccccacaTTCCGGTCATCAGCCTCGGTCACAGCAagccccctctccccctccccaacACCCCTTTGACCGCCCTGCACCCAATTCCTAACCACCTGCACGGGCCCCACGGGGACCTCCGCCTCACCCagctcacctgtctgtcagcGGCTGGAGGTCCTGGAGGTCCTGGAGGTCCTGGAGGCCATTCAGCTCCCTCCCCAGGGCCACTGCTGCCTCACCAGTACCTGCCTCCACACCCCTTCTTCACCAG TTCTTACCTGGGTCCCTCAGGTAGCTATGGGGTCTTCACCAACAGCCGGATCAAGAGAAGACCCTCCTCACACTTTGAGATGGAGCTCAACGATT gccCTCCTCAGAAGCTCGCCCGGCGTGTGTTCACCAACAGCCGCGAGCGCTGGCGCCAGCAGAATGTGAACGGGGCTTTCTCCGAGCTGAGGAAGCTCATCCCCACGCACCCTCCCGACAAGAAGCTCAGCAAGAACGAGATCCTCCGCCTGGCCATGAAGTACATCAACTTCCTGGTCACTCTCCTCAACGACCAGGCCCAGGACAAGACCAGGACCTCGGCCGACGACGAGGCCGAGGAGGAGAGCGCCGGGCGCGGGTCGGACGGCAACGAACTGAACCCGCTTTTCCAGTGTGACACCCCTCCTCCGTCCCACCGCGCCCCGCCGGCTTCGGCCCGTCCCGCCTCGGCGACGGCCCTCAGAGACAGAGACTCGACCGATTCGGTCATCGCCCTGGCCAATTCCCCGGCAACGTCTAGTTGCTATGGCGACACGGACAGCGAGGAGAGCTTCGGGGCTAAGACCTCATTGGTGACCCGTGGCATTCTGggaaaggtcaagggtcagataAGGATGGTGGCAGCCACAAATGATGAGCGATGA
- the lyl1 gene encoding uncharacterized protein lyl1 isoform X1 — protein sequence MMEKLNPTGPPASPPDLPRPPSSSSSSSSSSSSPSSASMERRSPLQSQPSASPDAIISMSPRPANKTGHKGDTDVPTASSLQPPITTTTALTNRRAEAATAPEPVVMEMEEERRGGPTGVTATTTTTTTTTNGSPTLSSPPPLLPAPAVDSKISPLPPPTSTASFPSSSSSYSASAAPLPPHIPVISLGHSKPPLPLPNTPLTALHPIPNHLHGPHGDLRLTQLTCLSAAGGPGGPGGPGGHSAPSPGPLLPHQYLPPHPFFTSSYLGPSGSYGVFTNSRIKRRPSSHFEMELNDLYVCVAGPPQKLARRVFTNSRERWRQQNVNGAFSELRKLIPTHPPDKKLSKNEILRLAMKYINFLVTLLNDQAQDKTRTSADDEAEEESAGRGSDGNELNPLFQCDTPPPSHRAPPASARPASATALRDRDSTDSVIALANSPATSSCYGDTDSEESFGAKTSLVTRGILGKVKGQIRMVAATNDER from the exons ATGATGGAGAAGCTGAACCCCACCGGCCCGCCTGCCTCGCCCCCCGACCTAcctcgccccccctcctcctcctcttcctcttcctcttcttcttcctccccttcctctgcctccatGGAGCGACGCAGTCCCCTCCAGAGCCAGCCTTCAGCCTCTCCGGACGCCATCATCAGCATGAGCCCGCGTCCCGCTAACAAGACGGGGCACAAGGGAGACACGGACGTCCCTACTGCCAGCTCGCTTCAGCCCCCCATCACCACGACGACGGCACTGACCAATCGCCGCGCGGAGGCGGCCACTGCACCTGAGCCTGTCGtcatggagatggaggaggagaggcgaggagggcCAACCGGCGtcaccgccaccaccaccaccaccaccaccaccaccaatgGGTCCCCAACGctctcctctccgcctcctctcctcccggcACCGGCCGTGGACTCCAAgatctcccctctcccccctccaacATCCACTGCTTCTTTcccttcatcctcatcctcatacTCTGCTTCcgccgctcctcttcctccccacaTTCCGGTCATCAGCCTCGGTCACAGCAagccccctctccccctccccaacACCCCTTTGACCGCCCTGCACCCAATTCCTAACCACCTGCACGGGCCCCACGGGGACCTCCGCCTCACCCagctcacctgtctgtcagcGGCTGGAGGTCCTGGAGGTCCTGGAGGTCCTGGAGGCCATTCAGCTCCCTCCCCAGGGCCACTGCTGCCTCACCAGTACCTGCCTCCACACCCCTTCTTCACCAG TTCTTACCTGGGTCCCTCAGGTAGCTATGGGGTCTTCACCAACAGCCGGATCAAGAGAAGACCCTCCTCACACTTTGAGATGGAGCTCAACGATT tgtatgtgtgtgtggcaggccCTCCTCAGAAGCTCGCCCGGCGTGTGTTCACCAACAGCCGCGAGCGCTGGCGCCAGCAGAATGTGAACGGGGCTTTCTCCGAGCTGAGGAAGCTCATCCCCACGCACCCTCCCGACAAGAAGCTCAGCAAGAACGAGATCCTCCGCCTGGCCATGAAGTACATCAACTTCCTGGTCACTCTCCTCAACGACCAGGCCCAGGACAAGACCAGGACCTCGGCCGACGACGAGGCCGAGGAGGAGAGCGCCGGGCGCGGGTCGGACGGCAACGAACTGAACCCGCTTTTCCAGTGTGACACCCCTCCTCCGTCCCACCGCGCCCCGCCGGCTTCGGCCCGTCCCGCCTCGGCGACGGCCCTCAGAGACAGAGACTCGACCGATTCGGTCATCGCCCTGGCCAATTCCCCGGCAACGTCTAGTTGCTATGGCGACACGGACAGCGAGGAGAGCTTCGGGGCTAAGACCTCATTGGTGACCCGTGGCATTCTGggaaaggtcaagggtcagataAGGATGGTGGCAGCCACAAATGATGAGCGATGA